A portion of the Leptospira licerasiae serovar Varillal str. VAR 010 genome contains these proteins:
- a CDS encoding DUF4505 family protein yields MRIYFYRIDASGRLFHENSELTDKKFLDFFFTHLEKNQTGKYPEYAYISPCGKEMNFVQTEHYPVLFKHRIGDKLYYGGEKGTLFQPENLKFDLFGNLLHPFQNEIWGRISTEVLLDPELEWRESPENWNLIWNGKNFLIPKFDPANPSDLV; encoded by the coding sequence TTGAGGATCTATTTCTATCGAATTGACGCAAGCGGCAGACTATTCCACGAAAATTCCGAGCTGACGGATAAAAAATTTTTAGACTTCTTTTTCACTCATCTAGAAAAAAACCAGACCGGCAAATATCCAGAATATGCATATATCTCTCCTTGCGGAAAAGAAATGAATTTTGTGCAAACGGAACATTATCCGGTACTATTTAAACATAGAATTGGTGATAAACTCTATTACGGAGGAGAAAAAGGGACCTTATTCCAGCCTGAAAATTTGAAATTCGATCTTTTCGGAAATCTACTCCACCCTTTTCAAAATGAGATCTGGGGAAGGATCTCTACCGAAGTCCTTTTAGATCCGGAGTTAGAATGGAGAGAAAGTCCTGAAAATTGGAATCTGATCTGGAATGGGAAAAATTTCCTGATTCCGAAATTCGATCCGGCTAATCCTTCCGATTTGGTTTAA
- the guaA gene encoding glutamine-hydrolyzing GMP synthase, with protein MKHQNVIGIVDFGGQYAHLIASRIRRLGAYSEILSNDEPLETYSKLSGIILSGGPESVYEPDSPSLPVEVLKLGIPVLGICYGHQLMMKLLGGEVKKAGIAEYGRAALDFIDTSKTQLLKGFQGGEVAWMSHGDEVTRLPSGFTKTASSQDCEYAVVENPTQKWFGIQLHPEVTHTEKGSVLLENFVKISGAEGTWDLKQFLDLKEKELHSIVPADKKIFLLVSGGVDSTVSYLLLSRALGKERVKGVLIDTGFMRKSEVSDLQEKLSPQGIQLHVHDSSELFYSSLKGKKDPEEKRKIVGNLFLQAQADCAKSLGLNADEWLLGQGTIYPDTIESGGTKHSHTIKTHHNRVEAIQKLMEEGKVVEPIKDLYKDEVRELGNYLGLPKEWTGRHPFPGPGLVVRMIAQEKPIEESVQKKLDELVGSDKSLQAKLLPVASVGVKGDQRSYAHCAAICGDKTWDELDKISTAITNQISSVNRVVLFLGKSEAFSKANFQFQTIDLDKKDSDILREADAAVEKILQKRKIYDQIWQMPVVLLPLGSESGKRSIVLRPVDSQEAMTASFFRLEKDVLDELVSEVLKIPQIEYLFFDLTNKPPGTIEWE; from the coding sequence ATGAAGCACCAAAATGTAATTGGGATCGTGGATTTTGGAGGGCAGTATGCCCATTTGATCGCATCCAGAATTCGTCGTTTGGGGGCCTATTCCGAAATTTTAAGCAACGACGAACCTCTCGAAACGTATTCCAAACTTTCAGGCATCATTCTTTCCGGAGGACCGGAAAGCGTATATGAACCAGATTCTCCTTCTTTACCGGTAGAAGTTTTAAAACTCGGAATTCCTGTTTTAGGGATTTGCTACGGCCACCAACTCATGATGAAACTTTTGGGCGGAGAAGTCAAAAAAGCGGGCATAGCGGAATACGGAAGAGCTGCTTTGGATTTTATCGATACATCCAAAACACAATTACTCAAAGGTTTCCAAGGTGGAGAAGTCGCCTGGATGAGCCATGGGGACGAGGTGACACGTTTGCCCTCCGGTTTTACTAAAACTGCTTCTAGCCAAGATTGTGAATATGCGGTGGTGGAAAATCCGACCCAAAAATGGTTCGGGATACAACTCCATCCGGAAGTCACTCATACGGAGAAAGGCTCCGTTCTTTTAGAAAACTTCGTAAAAATTTCGGGGGCAGAAGGCACCTGGGATTTAAAACAATTCTTGGACCTAAAAGAGAAGGAACTACATTCTATCGTTCCTGCAGACAAAAAGATCTTCTTACTCGTATCCGGAGGAGTGGATTCCACTGTTTCGTATCTTCTCCTTTCCAGAGCTTTGGGAAAAGAAAGAGTTAAAGGTGTTCTAATCGATACAGGTTTTATGAGAAAGAGCGAGGTCTCAGACCTACAAGAAAAACTTTCTCCCCAAGGGATCCAGTTGCACGTTCATGATTCTTCCGAACTTTTTTATTCCAGCTTAAAAGGAAAAAAAGATCCGGAAGAAAAACGTAAAATTGTAGGAAATCTATTCCTGCAAGCCCAAGCGGATTGTGCTAAAAGTTTAGGACTGAACGCAGACGAATGGTTGCTTGGACAAGGAACCATTTATCCGGACACGATCGAAAGCGGTGGAACAAAACATTCTCATACGATCAAGACCCATCATAATAGGGTAGAAGCTATCCAGAAACTGATGGAAGAAGGAAAGGTAGTAGAGCCTATCAAGGATCTATACAAAGACGAGGTTCGAGAACTTGGAAATTACTTGGGACTTCCAAAAGAATGGACCGGAAGACATCCTTTCCCAGGACCAGGACTTGTAGTCCGAATGATCGCCCAAGAAAAACCGATCGAAGAATCCGTTCAAAAAAAATTGGATGAACTAGTCGGTTCGGATAAATCTCTGCAAGCAAAACTTCTTCCTGTAGCCTCCGTGGGAGTCAAAGGGGACCAGAGATCTTATGCACATTGCGCTGCGATTTGTGGAGATAAAACTTGGGACGAGTTGGATAAAATTTCCACAGCGATCACGAACCAAATTTCTTCCGTAAATCGAGTCGTTCTATTCCTTGGAAAATCCGAAGCATTTTCCAAGGCAAACTTTCAATTCCAAACAATCGACTTGGACAAAAAAGATTCCGATATCTTGAGAGAAGCTGATGCAGCAGTGGAGAAGATACTACAAAAAAGAAAGATCTACGATCAGATATGGCAAATGCCAGTGGTACTTCTTCCTTTAGGCTCCGAATCTGGGAAAAGAAGTATCGTTCTTAGACCTGTGGATTCCCAAGAAGCAATGACAGCGAGTTTTTTTAGATTGGAAAAAGATGTTTTGGATGAATTGGTCTCGGAAGTTCTGAAAATTCCCCAAATAGAGTATCTATTTTTCGATCTCACAAATAAACCACCCGGCACAATTGAGTGGGAATAA
- the queF gene encoding preQ(1) synthase, which translates to MSHQQESIGISTYEGRQDHIPSLKLPEIESFANVYEGKDYTIDFTIPEFTAVCPKTGLPDFGVIEISYIPKAKCIELKSLKEYILAYRNLGIFHENVVNRILEDLIQSVDPKYIKVKGDYNLRGGIKTIVTREYTSK; encoded by the coding sequence ATGAGCCATCAACAAGAGTCGATCGGAATTTCCACTTATGAGGGAAGACAGGACCATATCCCCAGTCTGAAACTTCCCGAGATAGAATCTTTCGCCAATGTGTACGAAGGTAAGGATTACACAATCGATTTTACCATTCCAGAATTCACCGCTGTATGTCCTAAGACAGGACTGCCTGATTTCGGGGTGATAGAGATCAGTTATATACCGAAGGCTAAATGTATTGAGTTAAAATCCCTGAAAGAGTATATTCTCGCCTACAGGAACCTAGGGATCTTTCATGAGAATGTGGTAAATCGGATCTTAGAAGATCTGATCCAATCCGTAGATCCAAAATATATCAAGGTCAAGGGAGATTATAACCTAAGAGGTGGGATCAAGACTATAGTCACAAGAGAGTATACAAGCAAATGA
- a CDS encoding lipid-A-disaccharide synthase N-terminal domain-containing protein, translating into MDPISLLGFIACTLTTLAFLPQLIKVILEKRTRDISRNMYLVLSVGVFFWLCYGVLKNDFPIILANAFTLIFTTTILWYKLRSKEEE; encoded by the coding sequence ATGGATCCGATTTCCTTACTTGGATTTATTGCTTGTACTCTGACCACTCTGGCGTTTCTTCCCCAGCTCATCAAAGTGATCTTGGAAAAAAGGACCAGGGATATTTCCAGGAACATGTATCTTGTACTTTCCGTGGGAGTGTTTTTCTGGCTTTGTTATGGGGTATTAAAAAATGATTTCCCGATCATTCTAGCGAACGCATTCACTTTAATTTTCACCACCACAATTCTCTGGTACAAACTTCGTTCCAAAGAAGAAGAATAA
- the lsa33 gene encoding surface adhesin Lsa33, which translates to MKRIAITFFLALSIVFVDCKKAKEDLQGGVITFTKGTVKIFDKAGKEKPVSIDTFLLPEDKIETGKDSYADLQLTEGVLVRIKENTSLTLKKIFIDSANGETFADMGLTKGKVFTKVANKLTKTSKFTVSTPTVVASVRGTEFIVEETGKGTSTRVSDGSVEVADADNPENQAVADAGKEVSSDGNTFKEEPLTEDEIQELKDDSATIQSITEEQRARIQEILKDFQENKARILQGLEEQKQRNRELIEGAKEENRKLLEEAKSAGKEEKEAIQKAGKEEKEKVKSSMDDAKKELENQRKSLKDQAAPK; encoded by the coding sequence ATGAAACGGATTGCCATAACCTTCTTTCTGGCCCTCAGCATTGTATTTGTAGATTGTAAGAAAGCCAAAGAAGATCTCCAAGGTGGAGTGATCACATTCACCAAAGGAACAGTAAAAATTTTCGATAAGGCTGGGAAAGAAAAACCTGTATCCATCGATACTTTCCTATTACCGGAAGATAAGATAGAAACCGGAAAGGACTCTTATGCGGACCTTCAATTGACTGAAGGAGTTCTTGTCAGGATCAAAGAAAACACAAGCCTTACTTTAAAGAAAATTTTTATAGATTCCGCGAATGGGGAAACCTTCGCAGACATGGGCCTGACCAAGGGAAAGGTTTTTACCAAAGTTGCTAATAAGCTTACCAAAACTTCCAAGTTCACCGTTTCTACTCCGACTGTCGTAGCTTCCGTTCGAGGAACCGAGTTCATTGTAGAAGAGACAGGTAAAGGAACAAGTACCAGAGTCTCCGACGGATCGGTTGAAGTTGCAGACGCGGATAATCCTGAAAACCAAGCAGTGGCGGATGCGGGAAAAGAAGTTAGCTCCGACGGAAATACGTTCAAAGAAGAGCCTTTGACCGAAGACGAGATCCAAGAGCTAAAGGATGATTCCGCTACCATCCAATCCATTACGGAAGAACAAAGAGCGCGTATCCAAGAGATCCTGAAAGATTTCCAAGAAAATAAAGCACGTATCCTACAAGGACTCGAAGAGCAAAAACAAAGAAATAGGGAACTGATAGAAGGCGCAAAAGAAGAAAACCGTAAACTTCTAGAAGAGGCTAAGAGTGCCGGAAAAGAAGAAAAAGAGGCTATCCAGAAAGCAGGAAAAGAAGAGAAGGAAAAAGTAAAATCTTCTATGGATGACGCTAAAAAAGAATTAGAGAACCAGCGTAAGTCTTTAAAAGACCAAGCCGCTCCTAAATAA
- a CDS encoding ferredoxin, whose amino-acid sequence MTKIAYVDKDNCTSCNQCADNLPKYFQMDDNDTSETHIGGENVNQAPIPEEDWKTVQKEMDECPGECIHWRK is encoded by the coding sequence ATGACCAAAATAGCCTACGTAGATAAGGACAACTGTACTTCTTGCAACCAGTGTGCAGACAATCTACCTAAGTACTTTCAAATGGACGATAACGATACTTCCGAAACTCATATCGGAGGAGAGAACGTAAACCAAGCTCCGATCCCAGAAGAGGATTGGAAAACAGTTCAGAAAGAGATGGATGAATGTCCCGGTGAATGTATTCACTGGAGAAAGTAA